taatgccattgaataagaattgtaaaaattataaataattgatatggctatttgtattatatatatatatatatatatatatatatatatatatatatatatatatatatatatatatatatatacacacacacttagTATTTACAAACTATATTAAGTGGTTTAAGTTATTAGATATATAGTTGGTGTTTTAATTAGGTGTGATGCATGAGATGTTATAGTAGAAATTTCACCCACACATGCAACCAATTGAAATTCAACACATGTAAGGCCAAAGCATCATGCATGTTGACACATGTTATCTCCTTAAACCCCAAAGACCAAGACTTGGCCAGCCATGCAATGAACAAGCTCCACCTAACCTCTTCTTTGACTTTTTCAAAGTAACTAAAACATCCAAgaagctctctccctctctattCCCACGGGTCCAAGTAAATCAGAATTTTCTCACCTCActttactctcttttctcttaagGAAAGAGCTAGAAGCTCTCTTGAGTCTATCTTCTCAAACCCATGGGTCCACCCATCCAAAGAAAGATAAGTTCCATCGCATTTCTTCTTCGTACTCTCTCAAAGAAACTAGAAAACTCAAAAACTCTCACAAGCTCTGTACCTCTCATTCTTTCGAGTCCAGCCACTAGGAAAGGGAAATCCTTTCATGCAAGAGTGATTCTACTTCTATTTTCCCTCAAGAACTAGAAACTTGGTAAGGGTCTAGCTACTCTCACCTTAGAATCCATAATTTCTTCATGGATTCTTTAGTAATGTTATTTGTGGTTTGTGAAATTGGGAAATCATGAActtgtaaatatatatagtattttaagAAGCTTTGAAACTgtgttggtgatttgttgaagGTAGATTAGGGTTTTTACTAATTAATGATTGTGTATGACTAAGGAAGTAAGAAAAAGTTGGGATGAGTACTTTTGATGTTACTGCTGGgatttttgttgtaattaatTCTGTTATAAATGGTTAAATGACTGCATTTAAGTGTTTTCTAACATGTCTAATGAGTGTACAAAAATCCCCATATGATAATAAGACTAGTTGctatcattttataattttacaagaaaatgttTTGAGCTGTCACTGTGACAGATTCTGTGTTTACGCAtgataaattatgtattaaattgtaTATAGTGACTTAGGATGCTAAGAGTATTTCTTATGAATTCTAAGACACATATGGTTCTAATGAAAGTGGTCTCACAGCAATtggatcaatataaaaatattggtttaatttttaagttgcaTGAAATTTTGTCAGGACAGATTTGAGCATGTTGTCTTGTACGATTTTtagtaaatcatttttttatgatttggcCCTGAAATTAATATGGTTCCTACTAGACATCTAGAGTAGTTTCTCTATAAAATTTCATGAAGATTGGATGTGCGTAGAtagcccatttgtattttacaaatgaggTATATACTGCTGAAATGCGCAGTAAACAGTAAATGATAACTCTGactttgaggatttaattctaaagCTAGGGTGAATGTTTTGAGCTATAAATTAATATGCTTATCGATTAGTATATCTAGATCATGTTCATGCTATATGTTGCCTTGTGTAAGTTTATGTGTGCACCATTGCTTCCAATCTCAAACACATTCTGGATATGAACAATAAAACAATGGTTTCTCTATGATTTGGTACATCATATTGTTGGATGAATGTATTTTGTGTTTGGGGAACCTCGTTGAGGTGGGATTAGGATTTCCTTGATTTTAAGATATAGGTTTTGAGATGAATGTGTAAGTTTATGATAAGGAATAATTGATAGTAATAAGCTTTGATATTTGGTTTAGGTGTTACCAGTACCCAAGTCTAAGCTCTTTCGATTGTAGGCTTTCGGTTCCTCTGCTTTCAGGTAAGGGATAAGTTATATGAGCATTTGGTAAGTCATGAGGTTATTTTAAAGTGTATTATGCATTAAAAGGTTTTTGATTAGAGATATGGCATATAGTCATGTTTCAGACAAAGATATGTTCGTGAGTTTTCGAAACTTTATGTATATGATTTAAGCATATTAATGCTACTACTAATTTTCACGAACATGATGtttgaagaaaagaatgaaaatgctATTATAATGGAATGTTATGCAAACTATGAGTTTTAGTATGATATATATAAGTAAGAAATGTTTTCGGGTTGTGTCCTCTGGTAATCTGAACTTGATTAAAGTATTATTGAGGATGGTGGTACGTCCGCGCTCAATCAAAGTATGTATTGAGGATGACAGTTCGTCTGCGCTTGATTAAAGTATTTATTGAGGATGGCAGTGCGTCTGCGCTCATAAGTACAGACTTATCAGATATGGACTAACCAATATGCTATGAACAgccatattattttattgatcatgagagaatgattttatttaaatgCATTATGAAAAGTTGAAAGCTCTCATGAAAAGAAGTTTCTgatgaaaataaaagttgttcTTCAAAGATAAAAGTTTTTGAAGTTCTGTTGTGCTAGAAAGATAAAGAATCTTGTGAAAAGGTTTTAGtgttctttaaagataaaacttCTGATAAAGGTATAAGTTTATGTTAAAAAGTCATCAAAAATCTATTCTTTAAGAAACGTTAAGTTTTATGACtatgaaatttataatattttatgagaagaagtttataaagaaaatttttcttatatgTCAAGATGTTGCTAATTTAAGATAAAATTACCAATTATCTGGTTTAagtcaaaataattattttgtaataagaCTATATATCTatgattttaatatttggtgactttgtaagaaataaaagaaattcagCCTGAAAGGTTTTAGTAATATTATTCTGATAAGAAGAAAGAGAACAATTATTTTCCTATGAAAAAcatataagttattattatgaatagtataaaatattgtgcatgaaaaatgttctcctaTCTAAATAATCGTAAAATGAAACGTTTTGATTTATatgcattcttattaaattctTGTGTATCTTACCCTTAATGAGCTGTGTAGCTCACCCCTTCCACTCTTTCAGTCAACAGGTTTAATTTTGGAGCAGAGGGAGCCTTAGTCGAGTTTTGGAAGGAACTGGTTTTAGTTTTAATGTATAGATCCCAAATTAGCATTTGATGTTTAGCCTTGTAGTATTGTGTATATTAGGATCTAATGAAAGTTATGTACCTTAAAGTATTAAGAGATGTATTATGTGAAATTCAGAATTTGAATAACTGGTGGATTGTGTTATCGGTTGAAGTACAATGTAGATGCTTTGAATATCAAGTGAAAAGTTACCTCAAGAAGTAAAGaaacaagaatgaaaagaaagagggaagcttttgtaaaaatttagtTGGTTCTTGTTAATACCAAGTTTAGGcttgatattaaaatttctctCATGCTCTAAATTCTGAAGTATAGGTTTGGGTCGTGACAGGAATTGTTCAAAAATGGGGTAATAATATGCAACAAATACCAACTCAATTTGCTTTATCTTCTTTACTTGCTTTGTTGtgctcctttttctttctttcttttgtatgGTGGCTTAGTCAGTAGACCATATGGCTGGAATCATTACACCGAGACCCTTAAGGTGGGAAAGCTAAACCTCATGGAGTCctaagatttataaaaaaataaaaataaccaaaagcCATAACTTTAACACTAAACTAGAGAATCCAGAAAGCCTTGCTCTGTTTTAAGTCAGTAATGAGGTGCTTGATTCAAGTTAGGTTAGCGGAATCATCAAATTGATAAGCTATTATCACACATGGGACAAATGTCTAGCACCATTATATTGGCAATATACAAAACATAATTCATTAAAAGGTTATAAATAGGAGGTCTGTCACTGGCCACTTTCCCTATAGTTTTTCCTCTAtactaaacatatatatatatatatatatatatatatatatatatatatatatatatatatatattatcatattaTCTTACACTCATTTACCTCTattattttaagtaaatatCCACAATTGATGCACGAATGTACACATTTTAAAAAGCGAAAAAATAACAtccaaatatttttcttttgataatttgaaaGTCAAAATCAGATGAGATGATTTGAACTATCAAGTAAATACTAGAGGTGTCAACCAATTAAGCTACAAGGCTCCAAGTAATAATATTCACATCTTTTGGTGCCAACCAATTAAGTTACAAAGCTCATGATGTCCACATTTTTTGTTAAAGAAATAATGacacatttaaaatataaaaattaattattgaatttgttatatataaataaatatatatatacacacacacatatatcttgaaattgttagaaattttataatttatatattaatattacttAGCTGCACCCAGTAtcttcaggaaaaaaaaaaaaaaaaagctgcacCCAGCAACAgtagaaaaatgtaaaaattaataatattctttatAATGGATCCATATTTAGTAGTATTTAGAAACCTTAAATCAGTTGAGTTACAAAGACATTCGGCAATCAAATTCCCTCTATCccaattattaaattatcataaagaaaaaaaaaaacttatttgggTCAAACTAGGTAAAATCTTCAGTATCAACTGCTTGATTGTTGCAAATGTTGCATAAGATGGCTGTTAAGACATTAAGACAGTAAGGCTCACTTACAAAGTGACCTTCCCTGAACATATGGAAAATCTACATTATCTTCTCataatacaaaagaaaagagcTACACTAATTCTATAGTGTAATTAGAAATGGCAGGTTTGGACCAAATTGGAACACGCTAAAAATACCAAGGGATtcataaacaaaattttggatGTTCATGATCAATCCTTATGTAGCTCTGCATTATTTCTTGGATGGATCCAGGGCATATTTGCAAGtgacaaaattaatgaaatttctcTAATTGAAGATTTTGTTATTGGCTTCTGGATCATTATAGAACCAATTATTGTGTTTGATATGTTTTTGTAGCAAATGGGATGCAAGGGAAACTTGGAAGGCCAGCATATTTGGAAAATTGGATAACCAAGCAACCAAACCCCCTTAACAGTAGCCATATCTCTCTCAGACATTTAATCAAACAACTCTATGGCATACTCAAATGCAATAGTTGGTGAAAGGCACATGGAgatagtaaaaaataagaatttcacagagacccaacccaaaaattaaaccaGAACAAGAATTTCTACTATAAAAATTCGCACatggagattaaaaaaattaaagctctTAGGAGATTTAAATAGCAATAcgtaagaaggaaaaaaagaaaaaagaaaaagaaaaaaagacatacCCAAATTGAACAGTGCAGCAGAACCACCAAGGCGCTGCCAGGACAAGGGCAGTGAGATGGTGGGGAGAAGCTCGGTAGTGGCTCTAAACAGTGtggattctctctctctgtcgGACTTggttctcttttcttctttccgCTGGGTTTTGGACATTTGGGTTATTTTAAGTTTGTATTTAAAAGTAACGTGAGTCACATGTGCTTATTCTATTAGTGTTTTAACGTGTGACTAACTGAAGTGTTGATTTGGTAGTTGTGAATAGTTTAAGGAGTAAATTGGCCAATAAAAAAGTTGAGGGGGTCTTTTGGCCAGTAGTTGAACGTTTAGGGGGTGTATGggcatttttcccaaaaaattcCTACCACAATTATAGGTCAAACTACTTTCCGCAATGGCTCATAAAAGACAATTGCAACGACTAATGCAATagtttttggagaaaaaaaattacataacgAAGATATATCTCTTCCTCAATTATAATCAATGAAGAAATACTGTACCGTACTGGCCGGTAAATACCGTACCAGCCAATACACCTGTACAAGTACCCCTCTGTTTTGTACCGGAAAATATACCAGCTGTATTAGACACGTACCAGCCATACAGGCGAAATCCGGCCATACCGGATGCGTATCGGGCCAAAACACCCCaagccactttttttttgttgtaattttcacaaattttcaaGGGCAATATGATAATTGTGCTAAACATTATTCTAACCCTAATTTTGAAAATCGTTGCCATTGTATGATATAAGTTTTACATAGGATTTTAGAAATTGGCATTTTTATACGAATATCTTGCAATTATTCCATCATGTCATTCTTTAGAATTTTTTGATGCAAAacatagaatttatttattttctttttcagttttgttgcttttttttttagtttctatactttgaaatttatttctgtgttttttttgtatataattaattttggtttactttCATTTGTTATAAGGGGGGCTGTTTCTTTCcttggagagaaaattttacAGGTTCATTACGAAATGCAATTTCAACATTATGTTTATTTAATTCCactaaagaaaaatgagaccAATTTATACTTGTCATGCATCTATAACTTTTCTCTAATGATGAATTGCCTCGGCAAAGTTGTTCCTTTGTGTTGTTATTCCTACGCTTCTTAGGGCAGAAGAATAGTGGATAATCTTGTAAACatagttctagagattttgtgtgtgtgtgtgtgtgtgtatatatatatatatatataatatatataaaatagtggtaaaccgaaaacggtacaccggtgttGACttgtatccgaaatatatcataCCGCTGGctaaaccggtacagcctccggtatggtattgacttccttagttataatttataaactaaTCGCTAATCCTTGCGATGCACAGAAAAACTattgactttgaaaaaaatgaagaaatatttaacGTCTATATTTTTCCATAGTTTAGAAGTGTTGTCTAACATTGAACGTTATTGAGTTGCAAGTGCATAGTTAACGAAACCTACAAAgtaatttacaattcttaaattaataaagtgaAACTCCCAGtagttatatatacacacacactcaaaactaatataaactacaaatatataaacaaagaccATGATATAAGGAAGACacaccaagtttcaaatttgagtagCAATATGACTTTCCCGTAGAAATAACAATATAGACAATTCAAAACATggaacaatatcaaaattataatatctaattccattatcttttttgttgaatccaaacaaataattaattgaaattatccaaacaaataactaatcaaccaaaaatcatagcttttaacaagaaaacaaaaaaatcacatgaacctaaataaaaagcatttaaggtgaagaattaagatcaacctactgagacacaaataccaaaaactccaagacttaaaacttcaaaatttatagaatccccaaattctacttcaaaaccaaaccaaattcaacaaatttatatacaaCATACCAAGTAAAAATTTATCGTTTCTTAGGCTGGAAGACATAAGTTGcaactttatttttctccaaaatgCTTTATCTGTcatgtataatataaaaaaataattaaagtagAAAATCTCAAGCACATATGAAAGCAAGTAAAAAATTcgacataaaagataaaattcattaataacaatataaacaaatatccacatatgttgaactgaaattttattaataatatcaatataaacaaattcaacataaaattcattaattaaagAAGAAAGTTGAATCAGATtgcttgtgtttttatttatttaattttacgttagtctttgttttttttttttttttttttttttaaatcctaaagtGAAGTTAAGTTTAAGATTTTAAGGTGGTAATTGCTAAGATTTTGAGGAGGGAAAAGACACTCCTAACATGagtccttctctcttttttttcttaatcctaacctttttttttgttaagtgagtctctttttctttttcttctttcttttttcgttGCGTTGAATAAAATTGAATCTTATTCACTGCCCCACCCCAAAGAAAATTGTTTGAGATGTGAGATTGGTATCTCTGCTTCTTGTTTTGTAATGTGTTTACTTGTTGTGATCCTCTAGAGCGTGTGTAGCTTAATTCTTAATAAGAGTTTTGCTTTTCTCGTGTGTGTGCGAGTCAACATataatcgttttttttttttgttgagaaaccagACCTCAAGCCTGGGACTTTATTGAAATAGCAAAAACAATACTTAGTGGACATCAAAGTCAACCAAAGCAACAATGTCCAAAGGCAAGGCATCCATCCAAACTTGACAGCCAACATTGGACGAAGCCTTTTTTTTAGCAAGAGCATCCGCTACTAAATTACCAGAGCGGTTAACATGACTAAATTTAACTGATGAAAAACTAGGAATTAAACACCGAACATCGtctaaaatatttctaaagGAAGATATTAGTGAAATCCCCTGGGAAACCGCAGAAATGATTGTGGCCGAATCACCTTCAAATATCACGCAGTGAAGATCAAGTTCAACAGCAAATTGGACCACTCTGAGGCAGGCGAGAGCTTCCATGTCAGCAACTGATGAAGATAGCAGAGTAAGCGTTGACAGAGCACCAAGGGCAACGCCACGCCAGTCATGCACGATGACACCAATTCCAGCAGAATTAGTGTGATTGAAGAGGGCAGCGTCGAAGTTCACTTTAACTATGCTATCTTGTGTATGCTCAATCCGTTTGGGTTGATCTATATTGGCAAGGTTGTATCACGAACTGTgggtctttattttatttttttaattttgcaaaaaatatatgttttttttttttgtaaagtggggcccaaaataatattttgaggGTGAagatttatgtaatatattgtAAGGCAGTTGCTGGATTTTGCCATCTTATTAAGCCTGAGTTAAATTTGGGCTAGGATTGGGGCTAAAAGGGAAGGTAATTTATTCTCAGTGtgatcttttatgtttttttatgggaataacttttgtgtCTAATAACTTTgcctcctatatatatatattgatgtgtTAATTTTCACTGAGCCGTACATCTAATCTTGCATTAGGTTCTAGTTTATACTATTTAGGGCCTTCAAGACGGAAAGTATATGTTGATTTCAAGTAAGTGGACTTCAGAAAATGATTCCTctctaaatattatattatatgtgtaTAATTGGAAAGAAGCTTTTCTAAATAATGAAcctttttatgtaaaaattctttctaaaaaagaagATACGTTCTAtaagaatattttataatattgttaaagaaaaagaaaatgtttttaaatagTCAGCTAGACTATCTATAATCCTTACCATCACAAGGTAAGAGTTGGTTTTCGGCCGAAATATTGTTTATTGTATAGTGGTGCATTTTTATTGTCTGCCATTCGAAACCATTGTTATCATTTATCTCTTTGGGGTTATTGTTCCCCTATGGGATTCACCTACCAATTATAAAGCGGCACATCTTAGTTTGCtgaatattttatatactaATTTATTGCTTGTTGTGATTTGACAAATTGAATGTGAAAAACAACTTTAATGCTAagtgcattattattattattattgttataactACTATGTAGTTTACCCAATTATAAAGTTATGTTCTTTTGTTGCTGAACTTTGGCTTATTGAAATTTGGCAAATATTTTAAGAGAGTATTTgttatttatatgtattttattgtaCTCTAAATTACTTTCCTACTTTTGataaatgttttgtaaaatttaatatgtTGTCTATTATAATGCACATTTTTAATTAACATTATCATGcatatttttaattaacaatatcatGTGATGTAGTCTCTTATTCAACTGTCAACTGACCCCGCTTTATCCACCCATTTCAAATTTGTGCAGTGAACTCTTTTAATGCAACTAGCTAGTGACCTTTGGAGCTCTGAACTGAAAGTTATGTGTAATAAAGAactatgttataaaattttgtttgttgtgcCTTATAGGGTTGTAATCTTGGTAATCGTGAGACTATTTGAGGAtgtatttgtaatatttattttctcatattttagtTTGATGTATTATTGAGAGACTTGATATTTAAATGTTGCGTTGATTGTTtggtttattatatttgaatatGTAGTTGCCTCAAATTTTACAAGTTTAacttttttgtcatatttgtttgaGCTAAGTTTAGTGCCTTATGACAAGTCATTTatctaaatctcttatttggAATTGGGTCTTCATGATGAGATTGGCAATCTACTTTTATTCCCATTACATTCCAATTGATAAAACATCTacttatattatttaaacaaatcgTAAGACTTGTTACATAGCTAATGTGACTAAATGTAATGTGAATTGTTTTATCAATTGCCACATTATGGATTACTGGAATTTTAGTCCAAACCAGCTTGGAGATaaacttttttccttcttgtaaTATGTTGACTTGTGGTAAAACTATGAGAGTTTCGGGAGAATGTGGAGAATGTGgcttaatatattttcattattaagCAATAGTAGAAATTTTTATCATGGATTTAgggttattgttattattattatgatgttGTAAACTTGCAAAAGAATGTATTTTTTGTAAGGTGGGCCCAAAAGAATATTTTGAGAGTGAAGATTTATGTAAGATTGTAAGATGTTTGCAGGATTTTGTGATCTCGTTAAGCCAATTTAGGCATGGATTTGGCCTAAAACAGAAGGTAATTTAGGGCTTGTGCATTTTAATCTTAgttcaatttttctttaacaacttctttctctctatctttttttttttttttggtgtgtgtgtcaAGGTGAAgagaactttttatttttgtttatttttttgagaatgaaggTGAAgagaacttctttttttttagaagaagaaagGTGAAGAGAACTTTGTTGTGttgattttaatacttttcGTACAAAAGAGCACGGTTTTTTGTAtcccaatatgaattttagGATCTTACGATCCTAAGATCTAACATTCTTAAATCGTTCTAGATCTCACTACAATCTATACTAAGGTCAAATTCGTGTAGGATCCTAATCTGGACCTTTGGATCTTATAGGATCCCGATCCCATAGCGATACTAAAGATCCTGTGATAtaaaggaaaattcaaaaaaaaaaaacttctcctTTTTTGGGTTTCCAAATGCCCtaaattgattatatatatatatatatatatatatatatatatatatataaagtaataaacAGATCAGACTAGTGGCCCTAGcctaaattaataaaactttaattataaacttcttctttttttttcttttttttttgtggctagGTGACAATGATAAAGAAGTTCATACTTCATACTATTAGTGATGAGTCTAAACTTGGTGATGccaatgaaaatgaaatgaatgaatctcCAAACGCAACATTAAGAGATTTTGATGATTATTTAACGGATGATACAGGTCATATGGCTGCTAAAAATGACGATAAATGTTGTTTATAATGATCTACCTTATTTTGAAGAACTCATCCAAGATAACTAAAACTTTGGTCTTGATGATTGATTGTGTTTATGGAGTTGTTTGAAATATTGTTATttgctttgttttattttttgcgACATTATGTTTGCTTTGAGTTTTGTAACTTAGAACTTGGTATTTGTGAGTtgtatcttttgaattttgaactttatttatgtatttgtaatttgttactttactttttattaGTAACTAGTGCATAGTCTCATGCATATATAcgagtacaattaaaaataatcataattatacggttcaaattatacattttttttagaagatattcAAATTATACAAGGTACtagcttacattttttttaaactacacatttctaaaatatgtaatagtttctcatattatattatattatatatatgatttagaattaattggtttttagactcttctatttttacacccaataattcacttgtcagaaaaattaaaaacttgtttGGACACATGGAGGAAAATtggactctaattgaaatccaattttgaatctaattggatttgtactcttcaatttttacatttaataattcacttgacacaaaattaaaaattaaataggacacgtggcacaaaattgagaatttaattaaaatgtaattggattttctctaagttttaatgattaatatatatatatatttcactaatttgtgtcaaaaattactttttttttcaatttttctttaatatatattataaattataattgtaagtgcacaattgcacctggacccaaagacaatcacgggctcaggcccaatgagccttaaacaataaaatttgtagagcgtgggcttaaaacctaagttagaagtactgggcgcttgataacaggcttttataaacaaatagaggtaaataacgaatgatcgttgcaaatggatctcctcggacttgagccgaggactacttctttattatttctctttcttccttacagattacaatttcttaattaatttctcAGCTTTCGATCCCccttttttctttggcctttatcccccttttatacttctttcc
This portion of the Castanea sativa cultivar Marrone di Chiusa Pesio chromosome 7, ASM4071231v1 genome encodes:
- the LOC142644370 gene encoding uncharacterized protein LOC142644370 translates to MHHYTINNISAENQLLPCDDQPKRIEHTQDSIVKVNFDAALFNHTNSAGIGVIVHDWRGVALGALSTLTLLSSSVADMEALACLRVVQFAVELDLHCVIFEGDSATIISAVSQGISLISSFRNILDDVRCLIPSFSSVKFSHVNRSGNLVADALAKKKASSNVGCQVWMDALPLDIVALVDFDVH